TGATTTGACCGTCGGGGTCGGAAAAAACTTGCTTAGGCGTCTTTTATCGTCGCTGTCGTTACAGTCGGGAGTGTAGGACGCTACCCTGAACTAGTTAGAGTGATCGATTGCTTTCTTAAAATAGTTTGAAAgcctgataataataatataatgtactctCTGACTCCTGGCATAGCACATTCGCAACTCACCAGATTCGCAACTCGACATCTTGCAAGATGCGTCCCAAACGACTGTGCGGCTATCAGTCGCCACTTACGGACGCATCCCATAGTTTGTCTTAGTTTAGTGTATTATCTAGATATCTATAAAAGCGatcacgcacttatccgatcggagtccgtgaaaatacgttccgaagtagtaaTAGAacttatttgtatggtagcttaagCACTACaactctccgtcatccgtgagaatatttatatttgaatatttatacctcggattcaaatcggatgTATGACGttgatatgtcaaagatgtctaCTGagtagcttggatttggatcagagatcggattagtgcgttaTCGTTCCAAGTCGTAATTTTCAATTGAAGTTGACAGGTAGAGGAAATACTAATGGCTTTTCTATTTTTTAGCGAAGCGATTCGCTCCCCTGTTTCTAAACTCTATTACGCACTGCTAGCGTATTATGGAATACCCTTCCTGCTTCCGTTTTCCCCACTGGCTATAATATTGGCACttaccttcaaaagaagagagAACAGGTACCTTCTTAGCTAGCGCGCTGCACCTTAatctgcatcatcacctactgtTTGGTGTATCAAGCGCACGCTTAATTCGGACGCATTAAAGGCACATTTACTTTGTACCTTTGTACAAAAATATACAGAGTATTTTTCACCAACTTTTGCTGTCTTGATTATCTTCCCATACAATGAAATGATCCTTACATGAAACTGAGTCgatcagaattaaaaaaatagtcaatTTTATTGCTATTTTTTTGACAACTCACGCTAGACCAAAAAATTGACTATGCTAGTATTATAGTTTCCCTGTATCTTCTATGGgtttggatttccccatactgttaaaaaaatactgtacctatacttacattgtataaaaataggcaaaataaaaccacaaatttttttatgcaaaaattgtcaattttttctttattcGGCACTTCTCGGATAAGTCGGGTAAATAAAAGTTACTTGTTACCTTATATTGTTTAGTTATTATATTCAATGCTACATTTGTTCATGATGTTGTACATTATTCGCTTATAATATAACTTTAAACGTAAACTTTTCGAAACATAATATTTGTAAAGCGGTGTCCATAAAATTGACAACTATTTTCAACAGCtcgtagatttaaaaaaaataaaacaagacaacaaaaaaaatgtaagaaGAGGAGGTACTCAGgtggttaaaataaataacagcTAATAAATAGATATGACTATAACAATaacttaactaaaataaataatattaatactaatGACAAGTTACTTTAAACTATTTCTAGCGGTTTACCTAACGTCCATTTTctatattcaatctatctgtaatctataGATTTATTCCTTAACAACGTTATTATTGTCAAAAAAATCGATAAATGCTTGACTAATAACGTTGCTTCTGGCTGAAATCAATAAAAAGAAtcttatctgtaatctgtcggtAAGTTAcctagcaacgttgttatttgtagGAAATTGTATGATTGAGATGACTGTACCTATGCTCATCTAATTAACTGACATCAGTAATAAGAGATAAAACtgaataaacaaatgatatttgtTGACAAAACATATTAATGTTGTTGAGCAACTTATCGAAAGATAGATAAGTCATTAATTTTGGGCGCAAGTTTATTTTAGATGGATcacagatagattgaatatagAAAACGGACTTAAATGATGCTATACCACGTATTTTCCGTTGCCCCTGTATCAAAAGGACATTCGACAAGAGGTAACAGAAGATTGTACTTATGACGTTTTAATACTACATTTGGGTTTGTCAAAACTATTGTTCATTTCCATTTTTCCATTTCCATTTCAATCACAGGGGTAATTGCGCAAAGTATTTGTAATTAGAATAGCTTAACAATACCTACTTTGAATCTAATACGATAACGTTGGAAAAGAGTTCATTGAGAATAAAATTGAGATGGACAATATAGGCCTTAATATTGCCTTTATCATTGAACATAATTGTTAATGTAAGTGCATTGCGCAATCACTCTCTTGATCTAATCCTTTCATTGAGGTCTGCTACTACAGCTTTTTTAAATGCATTATTATTGTTAACTATATACGAACTTAACTGAAGTCACATAATGGCTTGAGCCTGTTTTTTCACTCTCTTCaatttttctataattttaaaatcatttaacACGAGGACAATAAAAACTACAGGACTTTCAATTGTACCTAAATGATTATTTGAGcacattaataaataatgtattgGCATGGTTGTTACTTCAGTCTCATTACCCTActatttacaaattttattataaatgcatcaAAATGTTACGAGTAAAATCGACTTTTTGAGATAACGTGTGGTCCTGTCGTCGGGTGCGGCCTCGGTATCGTGGAAACAGCGGCGGTTTTCTTCTTCAATTTTGATATGGGACGCAGTTTGAAAAATAAGACTGCTGAAACTGCGGATGAGCATATTAGTGTGATAAGGAGGGCTCCAAGCGTCGCAGCAAACCCGGGAGTTGTCATACAAACAAGACCCGGTGTCGGTATAATTTTCGGAAGGATACTTTCGTCTGCCGAATCCATGTTGAGATCACCAGCAGACACTACTCGTATAACTCTGTTCACACCGACTTCTTTTTCCGGGGAAGTAGCCCGTCGTTGCCTCCTCACTCTGCGCTCATCTCTCCTTATCTCTACATTAACTGGATACGAGTCAATCTGTGGCGGTCCATATTCAGCGTGAGGAGCAATTACATTATGACCGCCATCGGAACACTGGTCAGGACAATGATATCTGCAAATCTGGATTGTACATTGGAAATGCACTTCCATGGAATCAGGGAATTTGAATGCCTGGAAGTGAGCGTACGAAAGAACGGATGCGCTAGCTCCAAAGTTTTTGATCTTTGTAAACCTTGACATGAGTTTAGGTCTAGTTACACAGCCTCGCCTATCGACTAATTGTATAGGAGCGCGTTGACCATCATGAGCAACACAGTCACGAACTAACATATCGAATTTCGCATCGTCATCTTTGATTGCTAATACCATAGTCATTGTCTGTCCGATTTTAACAAGTCCCGACACTTCAGATGCCCAAGGTCCTTTTCCGACTTGAATTTGCATCCAGCAACCGACATTGTCACCAGCGAAATCAGCTCGAACAACATCTAGCATATCCACTGGGAAAGGTCTGAAAGTAACTGCCTTTTCATACTGATCGTGCCACGTGCACCGTAATTTTCTTGCTTGATCCCATACTTCTTGTACTTGTGGGTCATATTGTATTACTATTACGTTCTCAAAATATGTCCCGGCGGCGGCTACGTCTCCTCGGTATCGTGGGTCTCCACTGCCCGCTGTACCGCACGCATGTGCACCGATTTCGAATGAAGCTGATGTTCTTCCTAGATTGGGCGGAAGATGGACGCACTGGTGATTTGAATAGTGGCCTTTTGAAAATACTATACCAAAGAATGGTTTGTCGAAACTGAGAAAGACTCTCATAGCATTCTTTTCACACTTTACGTCAAGTGAAAGAATCTTCGGCATGTCAGGTGCAGGTGCTGGCCATACGTCCCCAGCGGTACTGAACACCTTATCGCTGGCTGAAGTTTGAGCATCAGAAGGCGGTGCTTGAGGAGGAGGAGGTCCGCGGAATCCAGTGCCAATCTCATTTTTGTGGTGATTGACTGGTGGTCCGAGAGGGAAAGGCTTTGAGTGCATTTGATGATGATTGGGAATCCTGGGCATAcctgtaaaaatatattatagttgaaatgaaaatattgaatatacatattattgcaaaactaattttataaataggtaggtaaaatcaTCAGCGAATCCAAATCCTATATTAAGAACTCATCAGATCAAAGAGCTTTATgtgacataaataattataattttgcaTGTTTGATGCCTACCTATTGGATGGTGTGGCTGATGGTGTTGTGGATTCTGCCTTCGATTGTGTGGCGGTGGAACTGGAGGAGGTGGTCCATTGTAAGCATGACTTGGCGTTTCCCTTTCCGAAGACTCCATCGCTAGTTGGTCGCTGGATGGTTCTGCTGCACTGTTGGAGTCTGAGCTCGGCCCGCCCCCGCCACCACCTTCGTTAGATGTCTGATCGCTCAGCGTTCCGCTCTGAAAAATACATAGAAGCAAATTATGATTTCGTACTAAAAATAGAGAATTTAATAACAAGAAATGAATTAAAACCACGATGCGATTCTTGGCTTAGTTAGTTATTGTAGCTTCTGAAAGAAGAAAATTATTATACTAGGTAATACTTTAATGATTTAATATTGTAAACCATTCTTTCGTCTGGATTTAAATTTTCCGCGGAGAAAATTATAGTA
The DNA window shown above is from Maniola hyperantus chromosome 10, iAphHyp1.2, whole genome shotgun sequence and carries:
- the dy gene encoding uncharacterized protein dy — protein: MRQKRGLAIGILLVLQMSGTLSDQTSNEGGGGGGPSSDSNSAAEPSSDQLAMESSERETPSHAYNGPPPPVPPPHNRRQNPQHHQPHHPIGMPRIPNHHQMHSKPFPLGPPVNHHKNEIGTGFRGPPPPQAPPSDAQTSASDKVFSTAGDVWPAPAPDMPKILSLDVKCEKNAMRVFLSFDKPFFGIVFSKGHYSNHQCVHLPPNLGRTSASFEIGAHACGTAGSGDPRYRGDVAAAGTYFENVIVIQYDPQVQEVWDQARKLRCTWHDQYEKAVTFRPFPVDMLDVVRADFAGDNVGCWMQIQVGKGPWASEVSGLVKIGQTMTMVLAIKDDDAKFDMLVRDCVAHDGQRAPIQLVDRRGCVTRPKLMSRFTKIKNFGASASVLSYAHFQAFKFPDSMEVHFQCTIQICRYHCPDQCSDGGHNVIAPHAEYGPPQIDSYPVNVEIRRDERRVRRQRRATSPEKEVGVNRVIRVVSAGDLNMDSADESILPKIIPTPGLVCMTTPGFAATLGALLITLICSSAVSAVLFFKLRPISKLKKKTAAVSTIPRPHPTTGPHVISKSRFYS